One genomic region from Paramormyrops kingsleyae isolate MSU_618 chromosome 24, PKINGS_0.4, whole genome shotgun sequence encodes:
- the nsd1b gene encoding histone-lysine N-methyltransferase, H3 lysine-36 specific isoform X2, giving the protein MNQSYELTIRDALECCSTPLEFQPPVGSISPYGQQYGSDLEPGPVGGVPLPTAPAFRPGPGYAYGRHDRSSHPYSPLRRLQDLTSMVSRPDLALPDGEPQGPRNDLHTWNNPMGRADFGTPPGNAASSSGRNQTYLSDQNLERGDCLSPPNPDLCLEQNSTIPNGYLHFESTLFENGEAKEDEEVTPHLLGSSKRERKAGASWSPRASTGAPRPAAEKGAAAGKSVGVCSPNAMGAGRSSDEDSGGTHRIRGKNAPRLKMATPSPDPSQTAEYDITSPSQASTSPTTVSKNKPLPPVKFKEGDVVWAKFNRRPWWPCQVVKEPLEGTCFRIKDSSERPCRQYFVKTLGEIIDQAWVPKKATQPFEGGYQFDSLPVLRRRGRQKDKNYKYTIPKRFLESWRTSIEEAEVVLSKALSTSSSQNYNHTDGCVPRKGAKSSCTSESTETPTSDHLLNGEGTVPRKPLKVPESHAASSRIKKKPGSSLKTPSTKKEESPKHKFEGNRNEVEKESEESPYSNVELIPRILYPKALDQASELNHGFSSSCPRKELRKKPARKNVKGLKKPRKGSTGDTNGAGSDSENSFGGESSFSKITACLADLKRQDSSGVDDLTGPPKKPPDEQFARFPASNCLMTGALKAMEEANIKDSLKFTQSSESVLSNGEDSTSTKKLAEKSVSESDESTKNLSVKASGCDKLSCTPALSSYSTSTSPKLPSTEEANRSRPLIKSEEQGSSISAESVDAVALGATRVKKDNYASDRSSCSSPASSLLFLDAHQDVKEIIFKSLVGKDGKSSQLATFQPNANLKFSTFLMLLKDRHDIRERDGTPLVLERGPTSALMKEEPSLMPPEEAGPNEQLWATGKGKVSALKFAHPKPKQVRSRPSQKKEIGRCERGDASFVKGGQTRSTNQGSKKRLKRSRLPAAKKGVVGVALGLVEPTFGKSLGLGIPQFSGKSSSYLPGSVLHSPGQSTITSVAPKKRWQTFEPMGDQQPLKAPPEPCDANGESLAFVPHLSSCLHPKNNLQSQTGTDITSSTPPVSEGKEVSSAYLQNKRQRKPSKRLIEWTEEYDQIFATKKKPKKTPEPSKKVSESSTEQLSSAKVMHDVLNTPTEMQTPQQSEAHDRPVTGQLPPQNAHAPPVDTLTPPPESVHSPAGAGGVGESAKTKLETSAEPACQDGKRQRKPTKKILECSIEAEPIIIPKRKAKSTKKEVPVSSSSGHASNSGSAKSKMGPAVLPPTSQKDQSDPPECLDEEGHYDSVALGLLEDDLQLDGKSLQDSEGFGSSYDDVMSSMKDDGSSSSKRPPGDKGGAASLKENVCQVCEKTGELLLCEGQCCGAFHLQCIGLTDMPQGKFVCQECTTGAHTCFVCKKTGTDVRRCMIPVCGKFYHGECIATYAPTVPQGRSFRCALHVCLSCYITNPANPSASKGRLTRCVRCPVAYHANDYCMAAGSIVLANNSFLCPNHFTPRKGCRNHEHVNVSWCFVCSEGGSLLCCESCPAAFHRECLNIDMPEGSWFCNDCRAGKKPHYKEIVWVKVGRYRWWPAEISHPKNIPANIQRMKHDVGEFPVHFFGSNDYLWTYQARVFPYMEGDTNSKDKMGKGVDSIYKKALQEAARRFKELQAEQELRQLQEDRRNDKRPPPYKHIKVNRPIGKVLIITADLSEIPRCNCKATDENPCGMDSECINRMLLYECHPQVCPAGERCQNQCFTKRQYTPVDIFRTLARGWGLRSCYDIKKGQFVSEYVGEVIDEEECRARIKHAQDNDIGNFYMLTLDKDRIIDAGPKGNQARFMNHSCQPNCETQKWTVNGDTRVGLFALMDIPAGTELTFNYNLECLGNGKTVCKCGAPNCSGFLGVRPKNQPTAEDKARKQKKKVPVKRKSQSEVTREREDECFTCGDSGQVISCKKPGCPKVYHADCLNLTKRPAGRWECPWHQCDACGAEAASFCEMCPSSFCECHRDGMLFISRLDGRLSCSEHDPCGPEPLEPGEVRECPIDQAGAAGGSRGRGGGGTGGGASSGAVPATFPRTIAPDDGPLPHAGYPKTHQDFDSGSHGLYSPISSYGDGKDKDEEELEEDEEELLNLEGEGDSAEDSPEPSTTELKDGKQVNQRRERPRLRDWVTEEILVCHKFQHLASSVTGNLPLLGPEHACIYVCMLQS; this is encoded by the exons GACCTCGCCTTGCCCGACGGGGAACCGCAAGGACCCCGAAATGATTTGCACACTTGGAACAACCCCATGGGGAGGGCCGACTTCGGGACCCCCCCGGGGAACGCAGCCTCATCATCAGGCAGGAATCAGACTTACCTGTCGGATCAGAACTTGGAGAGGGGCGACTGCCTGTCTCCCCCGAATCCGGACCTCTGCCTGGAGCAGAACAGCACTATCCCCAACGGGTACCTGCACTTTGAGTCCACCCTGTTCGAGAACGGCGAGGCCAAGGAGGACGAGGAGGTGACGCCCCACCTCTTGGGCTCCTCCAAGAGAGAGCGGAAAGCCGGCGCCTCCTGGAGCCCCAGGGCAAGCACTGGTGCTCCCCGCCCGGCCGCGGAGAAAGGGGCGGCGGCGGGCAAGTCCGTGGGTGTGTGCTCACCTAACGCCATGGGTGCGGGAAGGAGTTCTGATGAGGATTCGGGTGGCACTCACAGAATTCGCGGAAAGAATGCCCCCAGACTTAAAATGGCAACCCCCAGCCCTGACCCATCTCAAACGGCTGAATACGACATCACATCGCCCAGTCAGGCTTCCACAAGTCCT ACTACTGTCTCAAAAAACAAGCCACTTCCACCAGTGAAGTTCAAAGAGGGAGATGTGGTTTGGGCCAAATTCAACCGCAGACCATGGTGGCCATGTCAGGTGGTCAAGGAGCCTCTGGAAGGGACCTGCTTTAGAATAAAAG ATTCCAGTGAGCGCCCCTGTCGTCAGTATTTTGTCAAGACGCTGGGGGAAATCATCGACCAAGCTTGGGTCCCTAAAAAGGCAACTCAACCCTTTGAGGGTGGCTACCAGTTTGACAGCCTCCCCGTGCTTCGAAGGAGAGGAAGGCAGAAGGACAAGAACTACAAATACACG ATACCCAAGCGTTTTCTTGAATCGTGGAGGACCAGTATAGAAGAAGCAGAAGTGGTTCTCTCAAAGGCCCTTTCCACTTCCTCCTCCCAGAATTACAATCACACTGATGGGTGTGTACCTAGGAAAGGGGCCAAATCCTCTTGCACTTCAGAATCCACGGAAACCCCAACGTCAGATCACCTTCTCAATGGAGAGGGAACAGTGCCCAGAAAGCCACTGAAAGTACCTGAGAGTCATGCAGCTAGCTCTCGGATTAAAAAGAAGCCAGGTAGCTCGTTAAAAACGCCCAGCACTAAAAAGGAAGAGTCACCCAAACATAAATTCGAGGGTAATCGAAACGAGGTTGAGAAGGAGTCTGAGGAGTCTCCTTATTCCAACGTTGAGTTGATACCAAGGATTCTGTACCCAAAAGCTCTTGATCAAGCCTCGGAACTCAACCACGGCTTCTCTTCCTCGTGTCCCAGGAAAGAGCTGCGGAAAAAACCAGCACGGAAGAATGTCAAAGGTCTTAAAAAGCCACGGAAGGGATCTACTGGAGATACCAATGGTGCAGGCTCAGACTCGGAGAACAGTTTTGGTGGTGAATCATCGTTCAGTAAAATAACTGCATGTCTTGCTGACCTAAAACGCCAGGACTCTTCAGGAGTTGATGATCTAACTGGACCTCCCAAGAAACCTCCAGATGAGCAATTTGCACGTTTTCCTGCCAGTAACTGCTTGATGACAGGAGCGCTAAAAGCCATGGAAGAGGCAAATATTAAAGATAGTTTAAAGTTCACCCAAAGCTCAGAGTCTGTTTTGTCAAATGGTGAGGACTCCACTTCAACAAAAAAGCTTGCTGAGAAATCTGTGTCAGAATCAGATGAAAGTACCAAAAATTTATCAGTCAAGGCATCCGGCTGTGATAAATTGAGCTGCACTCCAGCTTTGTCTAGTTACTCTACTAGCACTTCTCCAAAATTACCAAGCACTGAAGAAGCCAACCGCAGTAGGCCGTTGATAAAATCAGAAGAGCAAGGCAGCTCGATTTCTGCAGAATCTGTGGATGCTGTTGCCCTTGGTGCTACCCGGGTCAAAAAAGACAATTATGCGTCTGATAGGTCATCATGTTCCTCACCGGCATCTTCACTTTTGTTTTTGGATGCCCACCAAGATGTTAAAGAGATAATATTTAAGTCATTAGTCGGCAAAGATGGCAAGTCGAGTCAGCTCGCCACCTTTCAGCCTAATGCGAACTTGAAGTTTAGTACTTTTTTAATGCTGCTAAAAGATAGGCATGATATCCGAGAGAGAGACGGCACTCCTCTTGTCCTGGAGCGAGGACCTACTAGTGCTCTTATGAAAGAAGAGCCATCTCTGATGCCACCAGAAGAGGCTGGTCCAAATGAGCAGTTGTGGGCTACTGGAAAGGGCAAGGTATCAGCCCTGAAATTTGCACATCCCAAACCCAAACAAGTAAGGTCCAGGCCCTCCCAGAAAAAGGAAATTGGGAGATGCGAACGGGGAGATGCCAGTTTCGTGAAAGGCGGGCAGACCCGAAGCACGAATCAAGGTTCAAAAAAGCGACTGAAGAGGAGTCGGCTGCCTGCTGCCAAGAAAGGCGTGGTAGGGGTGGCTCTTGGGTTGGTGGAGCCTACATTTGGTAAGTCACTGGGACTAGGTATTCCTCAATTTTCAGGGAAGTCTTCGTCATACCTTCCTGGGTCTGTACTCCATTCCCCTGGTCAAAGCACCATCACCAGTGTGGCCCCGAAGAAGCGCTGGCAGACCTTTGAGCCAATGGGTGATCAGCAGCCATTGAAAGCACCCCCTGAGCCTTGTGACGCTAATGGTGAAAGTCTGGCCTTTGTTCCACACTTGTCCAGCTGCCTTCATCCAAAGAACAATCTCCAGAGCCAGACTGGCACTGACATTACAAGTTCCACCCCCCCTGTCAGTGAAGGAAAAGAGGTTTCTTCAG CATACCTACAAAATAAACGACAGAGAAAGCCAAGCAAAAGACTGATAGAATGGACAGAAGAATATGATCAGATATTTGCTACCAAGAAGAAGCCGAAGAAAACCCCGGAGCCTTCGAAAAAG GTGTCCGAGTCTAGCACAGAGCAGCTATCATCTGCAAAGGTCATGCACGACGTTTTGAACACACCTACAGAGATGCAGACCCCACAACAGTCTGAGGCTCATGACCGGCCCGTCACAGGGCAGCTCCCACCTCAAAATGCCCATGCCCCACCCGTAGACACACTTACCCCACCCCCAGAATCTGTACACTCCCCCGCTGGAGCAGGAGGTGTTGGGGAGTCGGCTAAAACAAAACTTGAAACATCTGCTGAACCTG CCTGCCAGGATGGGAAGAGACAGAGGAAACCGACGAAAAAAATCCTGGAATGTTCCATCGAGGCAGAACCCATCATAATCCCAAAGAGGAAG GCCAAGTCTACTAAGAAAGAAGTGCCTGTATCAAGTTCGTCCGGTCATGCTTCTAATTCAG GCTCCGCTAAATCGAAAATGGGTCCAGCAGTGCTACCACCAACATCGCAGAAGGACCAGTCAGATCCCCCGGAGTGCCTGGATGAAGAGGGACACTATGACTCTGTCGCATTGGGACTTCTGGAGGACGACCTCCAGCTGGATGGAAAGTCCTTGCAGGACTCAGAG GGTTTTGGGTCGAGTTACGACGACGTCATGTCGTCCATGAAGGATGATGGGTCGTCCTCAAGCAAGAGGCCGCCGGGGGATAAGGGGGGTGCGGCGTCGCTGAAGGAAAACGTCTGCcag GTGTGTGAGAAGACGGGCGAGCTGCTTCTGTGCGAGGGCCAGTGCTGCGGCGCCTTCCACCTGCAGTGCATAGGCCTCACCGACATGCCCCAGGGCAAGTTCGTCTGTCAGGAATGCACCACCG GCGCACACACGTGTTTCGTGTGTAAGAAGACGGGCACAGACGTGCGACGCTGCATGATCCCTGTGTGCGGGAAGTTCTACCACGGCGAGTGCATTGCCACGTATGCGCCCACTGTGCCGCAGGGTCGCAGCTTCCGCTGCGCGTTGCACGTCTGCCTGTCCTGCTACATCACCAACCCCGCCAACCCCTCCGCATCCAAAG GCCGCCTGACACGCTGTGTGCGCTGCCCTGTCGCGTACCATGCCAACGACTACTGCATGGCCGCCGGCAGCATCGTCCTGGCCAACAACAGCTTCCTGTGCCCTAATCACTTCACTCCGCGCAAGGGCTGCCGCAACCACGAGCACGTCAACGTTAGCTGGTGCTTCGTCTGCTCCGAAG ggggcagccttCTGTGCTGCGAATCATGTCCAGCTGCTTTCCACCGCGAGTGTCTCAACATCGACATGCCCGAGGGCAGCTGGTTCTGCAACGACTGCCGCGCTGGCAAAAAGCCACACTACAAAGAAATCGTTTGGGTCAAAGTTGGCCGATACAG GTGGTGGCCTGCTGAGATCAGCCACCCCAAGAACATTCCCGCCAACATCCAGCGCATGAAGCATGACGTCGGCGAGTTTCCTGTCCACTTTTTCGGCTCCAACGACTATCTCTGGACCTATCAGGCGCGGGTCTTCCCCTACATGGAGGGCGATACCAACAGCAAAGACAAAATGGGAAAGGGAGTGGACTCCATCTACAAAAAAG CTCTCCAGGAAGCCGCCAGAAGGTTCAAAGAGCTCCAGGCCGAGCAGGAGCTGCGGCAGCTCCAAGAGGACAGGAGGAATGACAAGAGGCCTCCGCCATACAAGCACATAAAG GTCAACCGGCCGATCGGCAAGGTGCTGATCATCACGGCCGACCTGTCGGAGATCCCGCGCTGCAACTGCAAGGCCACCGACGAGAACCCGTGCGGAATGGACTCGGAGTGCATCAACCGCATGCTGCTCTACGAGTGCCACCCGCAGGTGTGCCCGGCGGGCGAGCGCTGCCAGAACCAGTGCTTCACCAAGCGCCAGTACACCCCAGTGGACATCTTCCGCACGCTGGCGCGTGGCTGGGGCCTGCGTAGCTGCTATGACATAAAGAAG GGGCAGTTCGTGAGCGAGTACGTGGGGGAGGTGATCGACGAGGAGGAGTGTCGAGCCCGGATCAAGCACGCGCAGGACAACGACATCGGCAACTTCTACATGCTGACGTTGGACAAG GATCGCATCATTGACGCGGGCCCCAAGGGGAACCAGGCACGGTTCATgaaccacagctgccagcccAACTGTGAGACGCAGAAGTGGACGGTGAACGGGGACACGCGCGTCGGCCTCTTTGCACTCATGGACATCCCAGCAG GTACGGAGCTGACCTTCAACTATAACCTGGAATGCCTGGGCAACGGAAAGACAGTCTGTAAATGCGGGGCACCCAACTGTAGCGGGTTCCTCGGGGTGCGGCCCAAG AACCAGCCGACGGCGGAGGACAAGGCGCGAAAGCAGAAGAAGAAGGTCCCTGTGAAGAGGAAGAGCCAGTCCGAGGTGACCAGGGAGCGGGAGGACGAGTGCTTCACCTGCGGTGACAGCGGACAGGTTATCTCCTGCAAGAAGCCCGGCTGCCCGAAGGTGTACCATGCAGACTGCCTCAACCTGACGAAGAGGCCGGCAG GCCGCTGGGAATGCCCCTGGCATCAGTGTGACGCGTGTGGCGCCGAGGCAGCCTCCTTCTGTGAGATGTGCCCCAGCTCCTTCTGCGAGTGCCACCGCGACGGCATGCTCTTCATCTCCAGGCTGGACGGCCGCCTCTCCTGCAGCGAACACGACCCCTGCGGCCCGGAGCCACTCGAGCCAGGCGAGGTGCGTGAGTGTCCCATCGACCAAGCGGGAGCTGCGGGCGGGAGCAGGGGCAGGGGCGGGGGCGGGACCGGGGGCGGGGCATCCTCTGGTGCCGTCCCTGCCACATTTCCCCGAACCATAGCCCCCGACGATGGGCCGCTGCCGCATGCCGGATACCCCAAAACCCACCAGGATTTCGACTCCGGAAGCCATGGCCTTTACTCCCCTATATCTTCCTATGGCGACGGCAAAGACAAAGAcgaagaggagctggaggaagatgaagaggagCTTCTGAAcctggaaggggagggggacagTGCGGAAGATAGTCCAGAGCCCAGCACCACTGAGCTGAAGGATG GAAAGCAAGTTAATCAACGGAGAGAGCGGCCAAGGTTGCGGGATTGGGTAACTGAAGAAATTTTGGTATGCCACAAATTTCAGCACCTCGCATCGTCAGTTACAGGAAATTTGCCCTTGCTGGGCCCAGAACATGCATGCATATACGTATGTATGCTGCAGTCTTGA